The stretch of DNA GTAGATACAatttctctgctctcctcctcctcagataTTTCCTCACGTGCCACCTGTTGCTGCTCCACCAGAGTGTTTTGAAGTTCTTCTGCGGTGAGCTCAGTCTTGTGGTCCTCCACTACCTCCTCCACATCATCACCATTCACTTGCAAtgatttctcctcctttgttATGTAGGTCCTCTTTGGCATTTTTTTCTGAAAGAGGCCTGTCTCATCACAGTTGAAAACTTGTTGGGGAACGAAACCCTGTGACTCAACATAATctttaaaatccaaaacaaatcGGTCAGCATCTAATTTGTTGGCACTGGCAGCTTCACCATGTCTCGCCACACTGTGTATGCCACTTCTCCTCTTAAAATTATCAAACCAACCTCTACTTGCCTTGAAAATCTCACCCTCAGCACTTGCTCCAGGGGTGTTTCTGATGAGGTCAGCATGCAAATGTAAAGCTTTTTCACAAATTATGCTCTCAGAAATGCTGTCACCGGccaactgtttttcttttatccaTATTAAAAGCAATTTTTCCACTTCTTCAATTGTCTGTGTTCGTTGCCTTGTGAGTGTTTTAACACCTTTTGCAACATTGGCGCCTTTAATGGCTTCCTTATTTTTTAAGATGGTACAAATTGTAGATTTAGCCATACCAAACTGTGTTGCCAGATCACTTACACGGACACCACTTTCATGCttggaaataatttgcttcttcACCTCTATTGTTGCTCTGTTAATGGTTCTCTTGCCTTTGCAACTTTTATCCATTTTcgcacagtcacacaatcaaattGCAAGAGTGCTCCTGAAAATACAGTAGC from Zootoca vivipara chromosome 8, rZooViv1.1, whole genome shotgun sequence encodes:
- the LOC132591097 gene encoding tigger transposable element-derived protein 1-like: MDKSCKGKRTINRATIEVKKQIISKHESGVRVSDLATQFGMAKSTICTILKNKEAIKGANVAKGVKTLTRQRTQTIEEVEKLLLIWIKEKQLAGDSISESIICEKALHLHADLIRNTPGASAEGEIFKASRGWFDNFKRRSGIHSVARHGEAASANKLDADRFVLDFKDYVESQGFVPQQVFNCDETGLFQKKMPKRTYITKEEKSLQVNGDDVEEVVEDHKTELTAEELQNTLVEQQQVAREEISEEEESREIVSTALIKKMCAKWAEVQSFVEKYHPDKAAASRATNTFNDNAMSHFRQILKHRKKQISIEKMIVRKRISRSEPGVSGVKKAREVTVGEESPTAIVEEDPDPPSKQ